One Microbacterium sp. No. 7 genomic window carries:
- a CDS encoding transglycosylase domain-containing protein — protein sequence MPHAKRTATGVLGGLLGLVGLSAIAGILVTATVTPAITVSSYAASSALETFDKMPSYLRIDRLMMPTELFRKDSDGNDVLMASFYDQNRIPVALDEVSPYMSEAIIASEDKDFFSHGGVNLVGTVSALVDTVRKTDTRGGSSITQQYVKNVLQQACELTARGQDELDDCYNTTTVAKGTEGYQRKLQEMRFAIRLEKEYSKDEILLGYLNIAHFGGVTYGVGAAAQRYFGVSANDLTLAQAATIAGMVQEPNSYRIDLPDGSTTDAGGNPLNGDFDGYALTLDRRNYVLGRMLEDKRISQAEYDEAIATPIEPNVTARPQGCESAAGAEFFCEYVRSIILSDPAFGATPEDRQAELRRGGLKIYTTLDPDLQNAALDAISVVPGSVDYMDLGASGVQIEVGTGRILSMVQNRPYSPNGDVPGTTAVNYNVRGEFGGGGGHPAGSTYKMFSIVNWLEHGFSANEYVNGRLGWKSIDTCDGAIQETLASNARGEGIGNHEGAAGYSGTIQQFTRDSLNSGFLAMAERISVCTTNRVAMKMGVTRGNGLPLDEPGSEYQSANVAYNVLGDAAVAPVDMANAFATVASNGILCTPKAIDRVIDRDGKETAGPATSCERVLSEEVAATTAFVLGGVMQPGGTGWESVQRMDEYVPMIGKTGTHEQSHTWMDGASSKVATAVWVGVVNDNPENPSDLNDWWESGYQLTRLRHLIFPVMQDSANAKYGGDDFPEPDSNLTRRVLVDLPSVIGMTVDEATRVLERAGFGVVVGAPAPGKEAKGTIMGQNPGAGQVGGDTTVTITPSNGEGVSVPGVSGTPQNARSQLNAAGFQSVDLKCTVKADAPKDGVATGTNPAAGTVTGRDAKITVEYQAPQC from the coding sequence ATGCCTCACGCAAAACGCACGGCTACCGGTGTGCTCGGTGGCCTGCTGGGACTGGTCGGTCTCAGCGCCATCGCCGGCATCCTGGTGACGGCCACGGTCACCCCCGCGATCACCGTCTCCAGCTACGCCGCGTCGAGCGCGCTCGAGACGTTCGACAAGATGCCGAGCTACCTGCGCATCGACCGGCTCATGATGCCCACCGAGCTGTTCCGCAAGGACAGCGACGGCAACGACGTGCTGATGGCCTCCTTCTACGACCAGAACCGCATCCCCGTCGCGCTCGACGAGGTCTCGCCGTACATGAGCGAGGCGATCATCGCGAGCGAGGACAAGGACTTCTTCTCCCACGGCGGCGTGAACCTCGTGGGCACCGTCTCGGCGCTGGTCGACACCGTGCGCAAGACCGACACGCGCGGCGGGTCGTCGATCACGCAGCAGTACGTCAAGAACGTGCTGCAGCAGGCGTGCGAGCTGACGGCGCGCGGCCAGGACGAGCTCGACGACTGCTACAACACCACGACCGTGGCCAAGGGCACTGAGGGCTACCAGCGCAAGCTGCAGGAGATGCGCTTCGCGATCCGCCTGGAGAAGGAGTACTCGAAGGACGAGATCCTGCTCGGGTACCTGAACATCGCCCACTTCGGCGGCGTGACCTACGGCGTGGGCGCCGCCGCCCAGCGCTACTTCGGCGTGAGCGCGAACGACCTCACGCTCGCGCAGGCCGCGACGATCGCCGGCATGGTGCAGGAGCCGAACAGCTACCGCATCGACCTGCCCGACGGCTCGACGACCGACGCCGGCGGCAACCCGCTCAACGGCGACTTCGACGGCTACGCCCTGACCCTCGACCGACGCAACTACGTGCTCGGCCGCATGCTCGAGGACAAGCGCATCAGCCAGGCCGAGTACGACGAGGCGATCGCGACCCCCATCGAGCCGAACGTCACCGCGCGCCCGCAGGGCTGCGAGTCGGCGGCGGGCGCGGAGTTCTTCTGCGAGTACGTGCGCTCCATCATCCTCAGCGACCCCGCGTTCGGCGCGACGCCCGAGGACCGCCAGGCCGAGCTGCGCCGCGGCGGCCTGAAGATCTACACGACCCTCGACCCCGACCTGCAGAACGCCGCGCTCGACGCGATCTCGGTCGTGCCGGGCAGCGTCGACTACATGGACCTCGGCGCCTCGGGCGTGCAGATCGAGGTCGGCACGGGCCGCATCCTCTCGATGGTGCAGAACCGCCCCTACAGTCCCAACGGCGACGTGCCGGGCACGACCGCGGTCAACTACAACGTGCGCGGCGAGTTCGGCGGCGGCGGCGGGCACCCCGCCGGATCGACCTACAAGATGTTCAGCATCGTCAACTGGCTCGAGCACGGCTTCTCGGCCAACGAGTACGTCAACGGACGACTCGGCTGGAAGTCGATCGACACGTGCGACGGCGCGATCCAGGAGACCCTGGCCTCCAACGCCCGCGGCGAGGGCATCGGCAACCACGAGGGCGCGGCCGGCTACAGCGGCACGATCCAGCAGTTCACCCGCGACTCGCTCAACTCGGGCTTCCTCGCGATGGCCGAGCGCATCTCGGTGTGCACGACCAACCGCGTCGCGATGAAGATGGGCGTCACGCGGGGCAACGGCCTGCCGCTCGACGAGCCGGGCAGCGAGTACCAGTCGGCCAACGTGGCGTACAACGTGCTGGGCGACGCCGCGGTGGCCCCCGTCGACATGGCCAACGCGTTCGCGACGGTCGCGTCGAACGGCATCCTCTGCACGCCCAAGGCGATCGACCGCGTGATCGACCGCGACGGCAAGGAGACCGCCGGGCCGGCGACGTCGTGCGAACGCGTGCTGAGCGAGGAGGTCGCCGCGACGACGGCGTTCGTGCTCGGCGGCGTCATGCAGCCCGGCGGCACCGGCTGGGAGTCCGTGCAGCGCATGGACGAGTACGTTCCGATGATCGGCAAGACCGGAACGCACGAGCAGTCGCACACGTGGATGGACGGGGCGAGCTCGAAGGTCGCGACGGCCGTCTGGGTGGGCGTGGTCAACGACAACCCCGAGAACCCCTCCGACCTCAACGACTGGTGGGAGAGCGGCTACCAGCTCACGCGGCTGCGCCACCTGATCTTCCCCGTGATGCAGGACTCCGCGAACGCGAAGTACGGCGGCGACGACTTCCCCGAGCCCGACAGCAACCTCACGCGTCGCGTGCTCGTCGACCTCCCCTCGGTCATCGGCATGACGGTCGACGAGGCGACCCGCGTGCTCGAGCGCGCCGGATTCGGCGTCGTCGTCGGAGCACCGGCGCCGGGCAAGGAGGCGAAGGGCACGATCATGGGCCAGAACCCGGGTGCCGGACAGGTCGGCGGCGACACCACCGTGACCATCACGCCGAGCAACGGCGAGGGCGTCTCGGTGCCGGGCGTCAGCGGCACTCCGCAGAACGCGCGATCGCAGCTGAACGCGGCAGGGTTCCAGAGCGTCGACCTCAAGTGCACGGTCAAGGCCGATGCGCCCAAGGACGGCGTCGCCACGGGCACCAACCCCGCAGCCGGCACCGTGACGGGACGCGACGCCAAGATCACGGTCGAGTACCAGGCGCCTCAGTGCTGA